From Echinicola soli, a single genomic window includes:
- a CDS encoding SusC/RagA family TonB-linked outer membrane protein has translation MKKLLRCFLGAVCFLLFHFQVLAQAVNVSGTVTSADDGGTLPGASILVKGTTRGVTTDVDGNYQIQAEKGEILVFSFIGMIAQEREVGDQNSINVALETEAKSLDEVVVVGYGTQKRSDLTGAVSTVDTKVLESRPITDVGRGLQGTTPGLTITTPSGQIGQNPQMRLRGMTGTLSNSGGAQPLILVDNVEVPNLQLINPEDIESISVLKDAASASIYGSRGAWGVILITTKSGKKGEAPKVSYSNNFSWATPTTTPEVASAADGAEMALIAISRRDPSRDYISAIGMRIDRESIDRIRDWDAQYGGMDLGNEMVYGRDFEERDGALYFYRSWDAGDMFMRDWTPQQKHDVSVSGGSEKTSYRLGVGYLGQNGVLKVNPDQFNRYSVDLNVNTSVTDWMDVRGKVLYSKTKLTKPFYFSSDTYDPWYYLFRWPKIYPYGTYEGEPFRSALTEVQQAKMNEENTSLSRINLGTTIRPVKGLSIDANYTYDGNNYHEHRTGGVVSGYNFWAGPTLEAGPYTSASYNRVEYRSSWSNRNVGKLFGTYEKQLGDHALKFMLGGDIEAYEYWYQSSQRRDLMDLDKGELALATGEQFVGGDRNQWSTVGAFARANYNYQGKYFLELNGRYDGSSRLSPTKQWAFFPSMSAGYVVTEEPFMESVTDVMSFLKLRASWGAIGNQNAYLSDIYRIMSSYSSGWLIGSDNQLTTGTPGAIPTSLTWETVTTLDVGFDTRFFQDKLGITFDWYRRTTSDMHSAGEVLPSSYGTGAPKQNFGELQTTGWELAVDYSHSFSNGFNLFATAVVSDFKEKVTEYADNTSVYSNRPGRMIGEIWGYETDRLFTEDDFVKDANGEFVLDNGKYVMQEGIANQDVFEEGWFFFGPGDVKYKDLNGDGEINFGANTVDDHGDLKVIGNSTPRYQYGFRLGGDYKGIDFSFFVQGVGKRDFWANGPIFIPGYRPAEAWYQHQLDYWTPDNPDAFYPTPSDAGQQQSPTNFRPQSRYLLDLSYTRLKNVTIGYSLPTSLISRLNIDKVRVYFSGENLFEIDKLDLPVDPEVDYTNAGLNDPNTFGRVYPYSRTLSFGLQLTL, from the coding sequence ATGAAAAAACTTTTACGCTGTTTCTTAGGAGCGGTATGTTTTCTCCTGTTCCATTTTCAAGTACTTGCCCAGGCCGTGAATGTATCCGGTACGGTGACAAGTGCCGATGATGGAGGGACTTTACCTGGAGCAAGTATCTTGGTGAAGGGGACCACCAGGGGTGTTACCACTGATGTGGACGGGAACTACCAGATCCAAGCTGAAAAAGGCGAAATTCTGGTCTTCAGCTTTATCGGAATGATCGCCCAAGAACGGGAGGTGGGTGACCAAAACTCCATCAATGTGGCCTTGGAGACCGAGGCCAAATCGCTCGATGAGGTGGTAGTGGTCGGCTACGGTACGCAGAAGCGAAGTGACCTTACAGGCGCGGTGTCCACGGTGGATACCAAGGTGCTCGAATCACGTCCTATTACCGATGTTGGAAGGGGCCTGCAGGGGACCACACCTGGATTGACGATTACCACTCCAAGTGGTCAGATTGGCCAAAATCCACAGATGAGGTTACGGGGCATGACAGGTACATTGAGCAATTCAGGAGGGGCCCAGCCGTTGATCCTGGTGGATAATGTGGAGGTGCCGAACCTACAGCTGATCAATCCTGAAGATATTGAGTCTATTTCAGTTCTTAAGGATGCAGCATCGGCTTCTATCTATGGATCAAGAGGTGCTTGGGGGGTGATCCTGATCACCACCAAAAGCGGTAAGAAAGGGGAAGCGCCCAAAGTGAGCTATTCCAATAACTTCTCTTGGGCGACACCTACTACGACTCCAGAAGTAGCTTCTGCGGCAGATGGTGCAGAAATGGCCCTTATTGCTATTTCCAGAAGAGACCCTTCCCGAGATTATATTTCAGCTATCGGTATGAGGATAGACAGAGAGTCCATTGACCGGATCAGGGATTGGGATGCGCAGTATGGGGGAATGGACCTAGGAAATGAAATGGTATATGGACGGGATTTTGAAGAGAGAGACGGGGCATTGTATTTCTATCGGTCTTGGGATGCTGGTGATATGTTTATGCGGGATTGGACACCCCAGCAAAAACATGATGTCTCCGTGTCCGGTGGCAGTGAAAAAACCAGCTACCGACTAGGGGTAGGTTATTTGGGTCAGAATGGTGTACTTAAAGTAAATCCGGATCAATTTAATCGTTACTCTGTCGACTTAAATGTCAATACTTCCGTAACGGATTGGATGGATGTACGCGGAAAGGTGCTGTACAGTAAGACCAAATTGACCAAGCCTTTTTACTTTTCCAGTGACACCTATGATCCATGGTATTATCTCTTCAGATGGCCAAAGATCTATCCGTATGGAACCTATGAAGGCGAGCCGTTTAGAAGTGCACTTACAGAGGTACAGCAAGCCAAAATGAACGAGGAGAACACCTCGCTGAGCAGGATCAATCTCGGTACTACAATCCGCCCAGTAAAAGGACTGAGCATAGATGCCAATTATACCTATGATGGTAATAATTACCATGAACATCGTACCGGGGGAGTTGTTTCTGGATATAACTTTTGGGCTGGCCCCACTTTGGAAGCAGGTCCCTATACCAGTGCTTCTTACAATAGGGTAGAATATCGATCTTCCTGGAGCAATCGAAATGTAGGAAAACTGTTTGGTACTTATGAAAAACAGTTGGGAGACCATGCATTGAAGTTTATGCTTGGTGGAGATATAGAAGCCTATGAATATTGGTACCAAAGTTCCCAACGAAGGGACTTGATGGACTTGGACAAAGGAGAACTGGCTTTGGCCACAGGTGAGCAGTTTGTAGGAGGGGATAGGAATCAGTGGTCAACTGTTGGTGCTTTTGCCAGGGCAAACTACAATTACCAGGGCAAGTATTTTCTAGAGCTAAATGGAAGATATGACGGATCATCGAGGCTGTCTCCGACCAAACAGTGGGCCTTCTTCCCTTCTATGTCTGCTGGATACGTAGTGACTGAGGAGCCATTTATGGAATCAGTCACCGATGTGATGTCCTTCTTAAAGTTAAGGGCCTCATGGGGAGCCATTGGTAACCAGAATGCCTATTTGAGTGATATTTATAGGATCATGAGTTCTTATTCTTCAGGGTGGTTGATCGGTTCGGACAACCAATTGACCACAGGTACTCCCGGTGCCATTCCGACTTCCTTGACTTGGGAAACAGTGACCACATTGGACGTTGGTTTTGATACCCGTTTTTTTCAGGACAAACTAGGGATCACCTTTGATTGGTACCGTAGGACTACCAGTGACATGCACAGTGCCGGTGAAGTATTGCCGTCCAGTTATGGAACCGGTGCTCCAAAACAGAACTTTGGTGAGTTACAGACCACAGGATGGGAGCTGGCAGTAGATTATAGCCATTCCTTCTCTAACGGATTTAATCTATTTGCAACGGCTGTGGTTTCTGATTTTAAGGAGAAAGTCACAGAATATGCGGATAATACCAGTGTTTACTCCAACAGGCCAGGAAGGATGATAGGAGAGATTTGGGGATACGAAACCGATCGTTTGTTTACCGAGGACGATTTCGTGAAGGATGCCAATGGAGAATTTGTGTTGGATAATGGTAAATACGTCATGCAGGAAGGTATTGCCAACCAAGATGTATTCGAAGAAGGGTGGTTTTTCTTTGGTCCTGGGGATGTAAAATACAAGGACCTTAATGGTGATGGAGAAATTAATTTTGGGGCAAATACCGTGGATGACCATGGGGACCTCAAGGTGATCGGAAACTCCACCCCTAGGTACCAGTATGGCTTTAGGTTAGGAGGTGATTATAAAGGGATAGACTTTAGCTTCTTCGTCCAAGGTGTCGGAAAAAGGGATTTTTGGGCAAATGGTCCTATATTTATCCCGGGTTATCGGCCAGCTGAAGCGTGGTACCAGCACCAGCTGGATTATTGGACTCCCGATAATCCGGACGCGTTCTACCCAACACCCTCGGATGCTGGTCAGCAACAGTCTCCTACCAATTTCAGACCCCAATCCAGGTATCTGTTAGACCTGTCCTATACCAGGTTGAAAAACGTCACTATAGGTTATTCCTTGCCTACTTCATTGATCAGTAGACTGAACATTGATAAGGTTAGGGTTTACTTCAGTGGGGAGAATTTGTTCGAGATTGATAAACTGGACCTACCGGTGGATCCTGAGGTAGATTATACCAATGCGGGCTTAAATGACCCAAATACCTTTGGTAGGGTGTACCCTTACAGCAGAACCCTTTCTTTCGGTTTACAGCTAACCTTATAA
- a CDS encoding RagB/SusD family nutrient uptake outer membrane protein: MKTKILAIAISLVTLVGCEEFLDKPPLDQLTDETYWTSENNVRTFSWGFYTAYFGGYGSGYAWGKFFAGQSLNDDFAPTNPAQFRQNVPATLGSWSFAWVRKANIYLEKIQTVPMDEEAINHWSGVARFFRAMEYHDLVKQFGDVPWYDHELDETNEDDLYRPRDPRDFVMDRVMEDLQFAAENVRQNDGDPGLTVNRDVVLAFMSRIMLYEGTWQKYHEGNTEKAQVYLEAAKWAANELISAGNYSLGDYRTVFNSLNLAGNPEVILYRHYEQGLITHALNSYNNKEPQSGVSKDAVESYLASDGLPISLSPLYQGDRGIENIMANRDGRIYGTLVSDELRLNGVISYFSTSGYSILKFLNEEIKDLPEGSSNLNYTDSPVMRYGEVLMNYAEAAVELATVGGPALTQADLDMSINVLRDRPGVGIPHLTLVGNEPGVNGVAYDDPERDPDVPSLIWEIRRERRIELMMEGFRLDDLKRWEKLEYSDTEANEDINRGAWIAKADYPDLQSSVTLTDGETGYIIPATAAASQRRFEDPKVYLDPIPLDQITLYEQHGVTLDQNPGWE, translated from the coding sequence ATGAAAACGAAAATATTAGCAATTGCAATAAGTTTGGTCACGTTGGTGGGGTGCGAAGAGTTCCTTGATAAACCACCCTTGGATCAATTGACAGATGAGACATACTGGACCAGTGAGAATAATGTACGTACTTTCTCCTGGGGTTTTTACACAGCTTATTTTGGAGGATATGGCTCAGGGTACGCTTGGGGTAAATTCTTTGCGGGCCAAAGCCTTAACGATGATTTTGCACCAACAAATCCAGCTCAATTTAGGCAAAATGTACCGGCAACCCTTGGAAGTTGGTCATTTGCCTGGGTGAGGAAAGCCAATATTTACCTTGAAAAAATCCAGACAGTGCCCATGGATGAGGAAGCGATCAACCATTGGTCCGGGGTGGCCCGGTTTTTCAGGGCCATGGAATACCATGACTTGGTAAAGCAGTTTGGAGATGTGCCCTGGTACGATCACGAATTGGATGAAACCAATGAAGACGATCTTTATAGGCCACGGGATCCAAGGGACTTTGTGATGGACCGGGTGATGGAAGACCTGCAGTTTGCAGCAGAGAATGTACGGCAGAATGATGGTGATCCGGGACTGACAGTAAATAGAGATGTGGTCTTGGCGTTTATGTCAAGGATTATGCTTTATGAAGGCACTTGGCAAAAGTACCATGAGGGCAACACAGAAAAAGCCCAAGTTTATCTGGAAGCCGCCAAGTGGGCCGCAAATGAACTGATCAGTGCCGGAAATTATTCTTTGGGAGATTATCGGACGGTGTTCAACTCCCTCAACTTGGCTGGTAATCCGGAAGTGATCCTTTACCGGCACTATGAGCAGGGATTGATCACCCATGCACTAAACAGCTACAATAACAAAGAACCCCAGTCCGGTGTGTCAAAAGACGCTGTTGAGAGCTACCTTGCCAGTGATGGTTTGCCGATCAGTTTATCCCCTTTGTACCAAGGTGACCGAGGCATAGAAAATATCATGGCCAATCGGGATGGAAGGATTTATGGCACCTTGGTGTCCGATGAGTTGAGGCTGAATGGCGTGATTTCCTATTTTTCGACATCAGGCTATTCCATACTTAAATTCCTCAATGAAGAGATAAAAGACCTGCCTGAAGGAAGTTCTAACCTTAATTATACCGATTCTCCGGTAATGCGCTATGGTGAAGTGCTGATGAACTATGCTGAGGCAGCTGTAGAACTGGCCACTGTAGGAGGCCCGGCTTTGACACAAGCTGATTTGGATATGTCCATCAATGTACTCCGGGACCGTCCAGGAGTAGGAATACCTCATTTGACACTTGTGGGCAATGAGCCAGGTGTGAATGGGGTGGCTTATGATGATCCTGAGCGGGATCCTGATGTGCCTTCTTTGATTTGGGAAATAAGAAGGGAGCGCAGGATTGAACTGATGATGGAAGGCTTTCGGTTGGATGACCTGAAGCGTTGGGAAAAGCTGGAATACAGCGATACCGAAGCCAACGAGGATATCAACCGCGGTGCTTGGATCGCCAAGGCAGATTACCCTGACCTACAAAGCAGTGTGACGCTAACTGATGGTGAGACAGGCTATATCATTCCTGCTACAGCAGCGGCATCCCAAAGAAGGTTTGAAGATCCCAAAGTGTATTTGGATCCTATCCCCTTGGATCAAATCACTTTGTATGAGCAGCATGGGGTGACCTTGGATCAAAATCCTGGCTGGGAGTAA
- a CDS encoding polysaccharide deacetylase family protein has product MLLNRDINYHKIRLGVGVLWMILMQFQAFGQNHDPYTLSEGAIIRGNPDNKQLALIFTGHHYAEGGSYILRTLSRYGIKASFFFTGSFYRNEDFRQLILDIKEDGHYLGAHSDKHLLYCDWDNRDSLLVSKEIFEEDLKGNYAEMAKWGIEKADTRYFLPPYEWYNEKISQWTRGFGLQLINFTPGTRSNADYTDPSMANYVSSEEIIHSILDYEAKADLNGFLLLLHIGAGPERKDKFHEKLPELIEALQTENYRFTTVDQLLNTTN; this is encoded by the coding sequence ATGTTGCTTAATCGAGATATAAATTATCATAAAATCCGGCTAGGTGTTGGTGTGCTGTGGATGATTTTGATGCAGTTCCAGGCATTTGGGCAAAACCATGATCCCTATACGCTGTCTGAAGGAGCCATTATCAGGGGAAATCCTGATAATAAGCAATTGGCACTGATATTTACAGGCCATCATTATGCCGAAGGAGGAAGCTATATACTGCGGACATTGTCTCGTTATGGAATCAAAGCATCGTTTTTCTTTACCGGGAGTTTTTACAGAAATGAAGATTTCCGGCAGTTGATCCTGGATATTAAGGAAGACGGACATTACCTGGGAGCCCATTCTGATAAGCACTTGCTGTATTGTGATTGGGATAACCGGGACAGTCTGTTGGTCAGCAAGGAGATATTTGAAGAGGATTTAAAAGGCAATTATGCGGAAATGGCAAAATGGGGAATTGAAAAGGCAGATACCAGGTATTTCCTACCGCCTTATGAATGGTACAATGAGAAGATCAGTCAATGGACGAGGGGATTTGGCCTACAATTAATTAACTTCACTCCTGGCACCCGTTCCAATGCGGATTATACAGACCCTTCCATGGCCAATTACGTAAGCAGTGAAGAAATCATTCATAGTATTTTGGATTATGAAGCCAAAGCAGACCTGAACGGTTTTTTGCTGTTACTGCATATCGGTGCAGGGCCGGAAAGAAAGGATAAATTTCATGAGAAATTACCTGAACTAATTGAAGCATTGCAAACAGAAAATTACCGGTTTACTACCGTTGACCAATTACTTAACACCACCAATTGA
- a CDS encoding glycoside hydrolase family 9 protein, translating into MILILLYLASFLHPLEISSLVQDEAVYFRVNQLGYLPGDSKVAVAFSKKPILGKVQLINETSGEVVLEIKAKKDKTDPWGDFDHYYSIDFSEVAKEGSYKLQTKKSNISSDSFRIGKDVYTHQQETLLEFMRQQRCGYNPTLDMVCHQRDGRSFFGPMPDSTFVDVSGGWHDAGDQLKYLITSSYATAHMLLAYEMYPDRFQDKVNALGQTGENGLPDILDEAKWGLDWILKMHPEPDQLFHQVADDRDHKGYKIPDRDNSDYGWGENSYRPAYFATGEPQGLRQYKSEATGVANIAGRSAAAMALAARVWRMKDPAFAEKCQKAAVSLYALGREKEGYQQGNSYSAPYRYNESTWADDMEWGAAELFKTTGQKEYLEQAKSYALKSNTADSWTMVDSTDHYRLYPFINMGHYVLHDLVGEDFQKQLESYYLDGIRYTLKRANKNPFKVGVPFIWCSNNLMTGLITQMILYEKMSGDQQYSGYLASQRDWLFGRNPWGTSMFTGLPANGEYPESVHTSLYVLLGLKVPGGLVDGPVYTSIYNNLLGLHLQESDEFAEFQNEKVVYHDDSGDYSTNEPTMDGTAGAILMMTHWSK; encoded by the coding sequence ATGATATTGATTTTACTTTACTTGGCAAGTTTTTTACATCCATTGGAAATTTCATCCCTGGTTCAAGATGAGGCGGTTTATTTTCGTGTCAATCAACTGGGGTATTTACCCGGGGATAGCAAAGTGGCGGTCGCTTTCAGTAAAAAGCCCATCCTGGGGAAAGTACAGTTGATCAACGAAACAAGTGGGGAAGTGGTGCTGGAAATCAAAGCTAAAAAAGACAAAACAGATCCTTGGGGTGATTTTGACCATTATTATTCCATAGATTTTTCAGAAGTGGCCAAGGAAGGCAGCTATAAGCTTCAAACCAAAAAATCCAATATCAGTTCTGATTCCTTCAGGATCGGAAAGGATGTGTATACCCACCAGCAGGAAACCTTGCTGGAATTTATGCGGCAGCAGCGGTGCGGCTATAATCCCACATTGGATATGGTCTGTCACCAGCGGGACGGGCGGTCATTTTTTGGACCGATGCCAGACAGTACTTTTGTAGATGTCAGTGGAGGTTGGCACGACGCAGGTGACCAATTGAAATACTTGATCACTTCCAGTTATGCCACAGCCCATATGCTCCTGGCCTATGAAATGTATCCGGACCGCTTTCAGGATAAGGTAAATGCATTGGGCCAAACCGGGGAAAATGGTCTTCCCGATATCCTGGACGAAGCAAAGTGGGGGTTGGACTGGATCCTGAAAATGCATCCTGAACCAGACCAGCTTTTTCATCAAGTGGCCGATGACCGTGACCATAAGGGATACAAAATCCCGGATCGGGACAATTCCGACTACGGATGGGGAGAAAACAGCTACCGACCGGCCTATTTTGCCACCGGAGAACCGCAAGGGCTTCGGCAGTATAAGAGTGAAGCGACAGGAGTGGCTAACATTGCCGGAAGAAGTGCAGCGGCGATGGCCCTGGCGGCAAGGGTTTGGCGGATGAAGGATCCTGCTTTTGCAGAAAAGTGCCAAAAGGCGGCCGTCAGTTTGTACGCCCTGGGCAGGGAAAAAGAAGGTTATCAGCAGGGCAACTCTTACAGTGCCCCTTACCGCTACAATGAATCCACCTGGGCAGATGATATGGAATGGGGTGCAGCAGAGCTCTTTAAGACCACGGGCCAAAAGGAATACCTGGAGCAGGCCAAAAGCTATGCGTTGAAGAGCAATACCGCAGACTCCTGGACCATGGTGGATTCCACAGATCATTATCGGCTTTATCCATTTATCAATATGGGACATTATGTCCTCCATGATCTGGTGGGCGAAGATTTTCAGAAACAATTGGAAAGCTATTACCTGGACGGCATACGCTACACCCTCAAGCGGGCCAACAAAAATCCTTTTAAGGTAGGCGTACCTTTTATTTGGTGTTCCAATAACCTGATGACCGGGCTGATCACCCAGATGATATTATATGAAAAGATGAGCGGGGACCAGCAGTACAGCGGATACCTGGCCAGTCAGCGGGATTGGCTGTTTGGCAGAAATCCCTGGGGGACGTCCATGTTCACCGGATTGCCCGCCAATGGAGAATATCCTGAGTCGGTACACACGAGCTTATATGTTTTGTTAGGGTTGAAGGTCCCGGGAGGATTGGTAGATGGACCAGTTTATACGTCCATTTACAATAATCTTCTCGGGCTTCATTTGCAGGAATCGGATGAATTTGCCGAATTTCAGAACGAGAAAGTGGTATACCATGATGATTCGGGAGATTACAGTACCAATGAACCCACAATGGACGGTACTGCCGGAGCGATTCTGATGATGACGCATTGGAGCAAGTGA
- a CDS encoding glycoside hydrolase family 3 N-terminal domain-containing protein, with amino-acid sequence MKYHLLKSGLLSLLLLAGIGKAEAQTDSPETGVPFLRAESTWADSVFKTLSPGERIAQLIMIPVYSNRDRSYEDSIAQLVEQYKVGGLIFFQGGPGRQASMTNRYQRISDVPLMVSIDAEWGLGMRLDSTMSFPYQMALGGIEDEVLIYKMGKEIARQCKRIGVNVNFAPVVDINNNANNPVIGFRSFGEEKENVTAKAMAYMKGMQDEHVLANAKHFPGHGDTDVDSHVGLPLISFSRERLENTELYPFKELMDNGLGSVMVAHMSIPVLDDTPNLASTLSKPIVTDLLKGEMGYEGLVFTDALNMQGVAKFYPPGIVDVKALLAGNDMLLNTMDVKTTIQEVKKAIQNGEITQEEVDRRVMKVLKAKDWQGLSDYTPVSMEHIHEDLNTSEARYLNRQLVEASITLLRNEKEILPIKNLAEEKPAYVALGAEEETAFQKGLNRYVEADQFFVPKETSLSKLEDLLEELQDYSKVIVGVHNLGLKASVKNFGITAEMNVFLKELIHTKSTVVAVFGNVYSLDKLEDLEKASAVIAAYQESELTQDVASQLVFGGVGAKGKLPVTINRHFKTGDGLVTKEGFRFSYVEPEAVGIAEQDLDGIQTLVEQAIHEKAIPGASVLVAKDGKVFYQKAFGYHTYEKEVPVQITDLYDLASVTKISTALAALMELRGDGKFDENKTLGTYLPMARGTNKEDLVYRDILTHQAGLTSWIAFWKSTVRKNGSFKWFTFKDLPSKRFPIKVADHLYIHRHYADKIYKEIMKSPVSAEKKYVYSDLSFILAPKVVESVTGQGFVDYLNETIYDHLGASTLTFNPYKQYPLDRIVPTEYDSLFRRQLLHGTVHDEGASMLGGISGHAGLFGNSNDLAKLMQLYLNDGEYAGETLIKGNTVSEFGKCQFCPGNYRALGFDRPRKPGDPEGNSAPSAPASSFGHTGFTGTYAWVDPENKLVYIFLSNRVHTTRENTKLYQLNTRTNVLEEVYQAMKGVMSIE; translated from the coding sequence ATGAAATACCATTTATTAAAGAGCGGGTTGCTGAGTTTACTGTTGCTGGCGGGAATTGGAAAGGCCGAGGCGCAGACGGATTCCCCGGAGACCGGTGTCCCTTTTTTACGGGCTGAAAGCACTTGGGCGGATTCCGTTTTTAAAACCCTGAGTCCGGGGGAGCGAATCGCCCAGCTCATTATGATTCCGGTCTATTCCAACCGGGACCGAAGCTATGAGGATTCCATAGCGCAGCTAGTGGAGCAGTACAAAGTGGGTGGTCTGATCTTTTTTCAGGGAGGCCCGGGCAGACAGGCGAGCATGACCAATCGTTACCAGCGGATCAGCGATGTGCCACTGATGGTTTCCATTGATGCGGAATGGGGCCTTGGAATGCGACTGGACAGCACTATGAGTTTTCCTTATCAAATGGCTCTCGGAGGCATTGAGGATGAAGTGCTGATTTATAAAATGGGCAAGGAGATCGCCCGACAATGTAAGCGGATAGGTGTCAATGTCAATTTTGCCCCTGTTGTGGACATCAATAATAATGCAAACAACCCCGTGATCGGCTTCCGGTCATTTGGAGAAGAAAAGGAAAATGTCACCGCTAAGGCGATGGCCTATATGAAAGGGATGCAGGATGAGCATGTACTGGCCAATGCCAAGCATTTTCCAGGCCATGGGGATACGGATGTGGATTCCCATGTCGGCTTACCATTGATCAGCTTTTCACGTGAGCGGTTGGAAAATACAGAGCTTTATCCATTCAAAGAACTGATGGATAATGGCCTTGGCAGTGTGATGGTGGCACATATGAGTATTCCTGTGCTGGATGATACGCCTAATCTTGCTTCGACACTTTCCAAACCCATCGTAACGGATTTGCTTAAGGGAGAGATGGGGTATGAAGGATTGGTATTTACCGATGCGCTGAACATGCAAGGAGTGGCCAAGTTCTATCCTCCGGGGATCGTAGATGTCAAAGCCTTATTGGCGGGAAATGATATGCTGCTTAATACCATGGATGTAAAAACCACCATACAGGAGGTTAAGAAAGCCATTCAAAATGGAGAAATCACCCAGGAAGAGGTGGACAGGCGTGTGATGAAAGTACTGAAGGCAAAGGACTGGCAGGGCTTAAGTGACTATACACCGGTCTCCATGGAGCATATCCATGAAGATTTGAATACTTCCGAAGCCCGCTATCTGAACAGACAATTGGTGGAGGCTTCCATTACTTTGCTGAGAAATGAAAAGGAAATCTTGCCCATAAAGAATCTTGCTGAAGAAAAGCCGGCATATGTAGCACTTGGTGCTGAGGAGGAAACCGCTTTTCAGAAGGGGCTAAACAGGTATGTTGAGGCTGATCAATTCTTCGTACCGAAAGAAACTTCTTTATCCAAGCTGGAAGACCTGCTGGAGGAACTTCAGGATTATTCCAAAGTCATTGTTGGTGTTCATAATTTAGGCCTGAAAGCAAGTGTGAAGAATTTTGGGATTACCGCCGAAATGAATGTTTTCCTGAAGGAATTGATCCATACGAAGTCTACGGTGGTGGCCGTATTTGGTAATGTATACAGTTTGGATAAGCTGGAGGATCTGGAGAAGGCTTCTGCGGTGATCGCTGCTTATCAGGAGTCCGAGCTGACCCAGGATGTGGCCTCACAGCTTGTTTTCGGAGGAGTGGGAGCCAAAGGGAAATTACCTGTCACCATTAATCGTCATTTTAAGACCGGTGATGGACTTGTCACAAAAGAGGGTTTTCGTTTTTCCTATGTAGAGCCCGAAGCGGTGGGAATTGCCGAACAGGATTTGGATGGTATTCAAACGTTGGTGGAGCAGGCCATACATGAAAAGGCTATTCCCGGTGCGTCGGTGTTGGTGGCTAAAGATGGTAAAGTGTTTTACCAAAAAGCATTTGGCTACCATACCTATGAAAAGGAAGTTCCTGTACAGATTACCGATTTATATGACCTGGCTTCTGTGACGAAAATCAGTACTGCGCTTGCCGCGCTGATGGAATTGCGTGGGGATGGTAAATTTGATGAAAACAAGACCTTAGGTACTTACCTGCCCATGGCCAGAGGAACCAATAAAGAAGATTTAGTCTATCGGGACATTCTGACCCATCAGGCAGGATTGACTTCCTGGATTGCCTTTTGGAAAAGCACGGTAAGAAAAAATGGCTCGTTCAAATGGTTTACGTTCAAGGACCTACCAAGCAAACGTTTTCCAATAAAAGTGGCTGATCATCTTTATATCCATCGCCACTATGCCGATAAGATCTACAAGGAAATCATGAAGTCCCCTGTTAGCGCAGAAAAGAAATATGTCTACAGTGACCTTTCCTTTATCCTGGCTCCTAAAGTGGTGGAGAGTGTGACTGGACAAGGTTTTGTCGACTACCTGAATGAGACCATTTATGATCATTTGGGAGCTAGTACCTTGACCTTTAATCCTTATAAGCAATATCCCTTGGACAGAATCGTGCCTACAGAATATGATAGTTTGTTTAGGCGCCAGTTGCTGCACGGAACGGTGCACGATGAAGGAGCATCGATGCTTGGAGGAATCAGTGGACACGCAGGGCTTTTCGGCAATTCCAATGACCTGGCCAAGCTGATGCAGCTTTACCTGAATGATGGTGAGTATGCCGGAGAAACGTTGATCAAAGGGAATACCGTGAGTGAATTTGGTAAATGCCAGTTTTGCCCGGGCAATTACCGGGCACTGGGTTTTGACCGTCCGAGGAAGCCAGGTGATCCTGAAGGGAATTCAGCGCCCAGTGCCCCTGCCAGTAGCTTTGGCCATACGGGATTTACGGGAACCTATGCCTGGGTGGATCCGGAAAATAAATTGGTTTATATCTTCCTGTCCAACAGGGTACATACTACCCGGGAAAACACAAAGTTATATCAACTCAATACCCGTACCAATGTGCTGGAAGAGGTGTATCAGGCGATGAAGGGAGTAATGAGTATTGAGTAA